From a region of the Equus przewalskii isolate Varuska chromosome 2, EquPr2, whole genome shotgun sequence genome:
- the IFI6 gene encoding interferon alpha-inducible protein 6, with translation MRQKAVSLFLCYLILFACGAVEAGKRRRSESSENSGSGWWSTLTYMAVGGGLMAVGLPALGFTSAGIAANSMAASLMSWSAVANGGGVPAGGLVATLQSLGASGGTGLMAKIGAFLGYTVHKQLSNQDEDEE, from the exons ATGCGGCAGAAGGCGGTATCGCTCTTTTTGTGCTACCTGATACTCTTCGCCTGCGGCGCGGTGGAGGCAG GCAAAAGAAGACGCTCGGAGAGCTCAGAGAACAGCGGCTCCGGATGGTGGAGCACGCTGACCTATATGGCTGTCGGAGGAG ggcTCATGGCCGTGGGGCTTCCCGCGCTGGGCTTCACGAGCGCCGGCATCGCCGCCAACTCGATGGCCGCCTCGCTGATGAGCTGGTCGGCCGTAGCGAACGGGGGCGGCGTGCCTGCTGGCGGGCTGGTGGCCACGCTGCAGAGCCTCG GGGCTAGCGGTGGCACTGGCCTCATGGCCAAGATTGGTGCCTTTCTGGGCTACACTGTCCACAAGCAGCTCAGCAACCAGGACGAGGATGAGGAGTAG